ttatcattctttatttcttaatttccattctttctttcatttctcattttagccaattttatcattctttcacttgtcatttccactttactttccatTTTAGCCAACATCACGTCtctaactcatggccaccctgaggatctttttatacatgtcatgcttccccccatggtcaaagttgtgcggctcgaaggctggatctaactgcggttggctgacccggttagatcaaatatcatatcacatatcgcgtctgtagtacgactggccggcctaataccttgatccggactcaggggacccgacaaccctacacaatggcacagtcgattgtcacgccacatgctccaagagtccgtgtggttgcactaacaccactcgcaacggtaccgtactcaatatcataaccatctaaCAGGATTTACCACcgcatacccgcaatcattatgcggtattgacatttcatctattatattccagtatatcacaattcagttcaatataaatattctcatcattttctgtgcacattttatcatctcgtaatatcatatatcatatttcacgtatttttcacattttcccaaaatactcatttctcatgcaaataatttccacttacaaataaataccacatttcattattttccaatatcaataattcacaaaatcccattttctaGGCAAAACATTTGTACTcacataataatatcatattacattCTTTTTTTACTAATcacatcagtaattctcatttcagtattttattaaaaattactcatcgttatattttacactccaaaataccacaatttaaaatcactcaaatgccacacagtttatctgatatttatatcataataatttttagacaaaatatcatatgctcattttcacatattaattcaaataataattctaaaaacactgctataatttattccccttacctgacttattgagagtctcgctagaacccaAAATCTCATGCCCTTGGCGTCCGAAATTTAACTTCTgcaaatttacattttccccagattaattaatctatttcctccaaaacaatactcaactaaccttccctaagctccatatagcccaaattaatatttaaactattatttaaaacatccacttaattttctaaattttacctacgggtcccaaaattacacccgcggcgctcacccggtccctaaatttcagaaatcctacttcaacccaaaatactcaatattttagcatttctaaattaatgctaattaattaaaaataaactccttaataacccctgcaccccaaatttggggttttggcccgacacccccacgagaatttcgtcccactagacttgtagagaatcatccctagattctcgtggtggtgtccgttcgtcaattggacttatattttgtaagaaattaaagaaaagggggaaaataacttacccacagggaatatgcttacgccgctcctgcCACCGATTCGCTTTAGTAGAAATGACGATAGCGGCGAAtagagtccagtggtatctttggatttttgatcgggcgaaaattcgctatgaaatcaaggagagagggagagagaacgtgaggagagagaatgagCCTGCACGCgtaggaaaaagaaaataaaagaagaagaaaagaaagaagaagaagaagaagaagaaaaatcttgAAGAAGCCTGAAGCTTCCAGGCTtcaggaaataataataatatatttaattaatattaataataaaatattttattaataaaataaaaataaatttttaattattttttttcttttttttattttttattaaatccgattaattaattaattattattattattattttaggaatcattccactaatcttctatatccctttttggggtttttacagtatacatactatgttcagtaaaagaGAGAGGCATGATTCTAGTATACACTAAAAAGCATGCTGTCACAtactgtcattaacttaatcttccttactgagaggtgtctcaccccgttgtacaacatatctttttaGGGAATCCCAGAGATCGAGTTTAGCGAGATCCAAAGGGTGGAGACTAGTTTAGttactttttgtgagtgtctttAAGAACTCGGATGTGAGTAGTTATTGAAGTATGCCTTCGGGCTTATATTTATGGTCGTGTGGACCAAGTTGGTGGACTTATTAGATTGAGATGTAATATGAGTATGGAAAAAACTTTggtatatatgttgatttagactctggtaatagtacgttgagattgtttcattattcCGGTACATATCTTGTATGAggagatggtatcaggtacacagacgtcactaaagtaacacCCTGGGCCCACGTGTCGagtcggggtgttacattatccatctgccacacaattttccgtATACAATATATTCCATTTATAACGTCAAATCGAATTTTACACCGttcatttttactaaaaataccatatcatatatcttaggtttgaaaagaccattttgaatggttggttttcgaaataacaactgaaaacataaatatacatatatagcattttattAGGTTCAACTTAAATAAAacttctgacttaacttaatccccttacctggcctACTAGAAAGTCTTCTAACTCCCTTAATCCACGCCCTACGGTGTTCAAAGTTCAAAACCCGGGAATGcattttttccccaaattaatcatccCAACCCACATAATACTTTTCATTAAACGCTCCCTAAGCCCCCTGTACTCCAAAACTAcaataaaactctaaaatacttacttaccctggttttggagtggtgcttggaaagaCCCCGTTCACGAATCTActtcactagacttgtagagaatttccccctgatcctcatggtaagTTTCTATCATCGATTCGGgagacgaacgacgaagaaaccgaagagagagagagagtaaaaaaaataagtttcttaatGATTAAGCaacacaaaaatcattttataaaccGTTGACCCGGTCACCTTTGTCGATGAGTTGGTGTCTTCGTTGACAAAGTGTAAGCCTGAAATTTCAATCGTTCGGGACCTCTTTGTCGACgatgctttgaatttcgtcgataaaCCACAGAaataccttcgtcgacaaaatcaaGGGCTGCGTCGACAAATCCTGCTTTTTGCCCCTTTTatttttcccttcttcttttcttatttatttcctttattttccaaGTTCAAGTTTCTACACCCATACATTTGGTGATATATAGAAAGAGATCGGGGTTAAGCGATAGAAACAGTTCTTAGCGGTTTGTATACGTCATGAACGATTTCGGTATGTATATTTTACGTTTTCCGCATTATAGATTATACATGTATGTGAAGATCATGATGACGAAGATCCTGTTTAGCTAATAGCAGCATATAGATTTGTTACACATATatttagaagaagaagaagtagaagaagaagaagaatttgcAAGCGTTGCACTCCacaaaataattaaatttcaaatattaCATGAAAAGGAAGGGGCAATACAAATTTGTAAGACATTTTCTGTGAACTGGAAGTTGCAGAGGATTTCCATCTCTGTTTTGCCCATGTCTTAGGGTTGGTCTCAAGCTGAAACCAACATCCCACCACTTGCCTCCGGTTGCAGTGCACCATTATGATCAGTTTAGGTTGGAGATAGAAACCATTCCGGTTTTCCTGCATACAGTAATTACTGGAGCAGTCAAAGAGACTTCTCAAACTCAGTTTTGGAATGTTCTCTCAACCATGAATTTAATCACCAGTTGATCACGACATAAGAGCCtaaaatatgtatttttgaaGGTTATAGCCTAAGACTTGGGAGTTTGATAAGACAATATCCTTGTTTTTTGTTGCCTTCCCTTTTTTAGGAACCAGTCAAATTGTTTTAGTTGGATAATGGTACGGGTTTTAATATGCTTGTATTGATTTTGATGCCTAAGATGATTTTGATAGTTTATTTACAAATTTCATATGTCCTGTTTATAATCAcagtatttctccgccataagtgataGTTAtcaataaatttgaaatttttgttgaaaaaaaaagTACTTTTAAGCCAactttaaaaaattccaacccgtaGAGTTGACTACAATTGTATGGATATATATATGCTTGCATACATGTTTTAATGTTAAACCTCACAAAGAAATTTCAAACATCACATGCAAAGAATACAACAAACTTAAATGCGGTATTCCACATAAATAAGTAGTAATTCAACCAAAGACATTTAAAAGTTGACCTTATGATTGAGGTTTGAGTGTTCTATAAAATATCTCTTTCTATTGGTACTGCCTCTGATCATCCTCgtatattcaagtaaaaaatgaaaCTCCAACCATCTCTGCCTATCAAAAACACGTGGTCAACCTGTGTAATTCCCTCAGAATAACACCGTCCATGgggaataaagaaaaaaaatagagaccGATTACGTGTGACTGATTCCTTGGACATTGTTTGCCATCATATATGCGCTGATTTTAAAACTGATTCAAGATCATTGACCTAATAATGTAAACAAAGACATGACGTTAAAACCAGCCCCCACCTAAATTGCCGAAGATACCAGTATTGAAATGCTTCACTTTTCTGACAGGAAATGGGaagtaaagtaaaaaaaaatggaaaggtTTTCCGGAGCCACGCAGTCATCAAAGTGCATGCAGTCTTACCTCTATTTTTATGCAGAGTGGCTGTTTCAATTTCTTGGAAACCCGTGATCACAAAGGTACCCCACATTGGAAATGGGAGTTGGGAAGTGAAGTCTAAACAATAAATCATCAAATATGAAAAGCACCGGAACTGTGTGCGCGCGGGAAGGATGTCAGTTCCCCCCCAAATAAACTGACCACCCTGGATTTCTGAGGATGAAAAACCTACCTAGTACATACACAATTTGAATACCCACATGCTTAACCCGAACAAAACAGAAAAAACTCAAGATGGAAATTTAAGTACACAAATCTGTCAAGTAGTCATCAAAGGACACCTAGCTAAGTGCACTACACTTCATAACGGCTGAAACTGAATGTGCGGAGTGAAAATCTCAGAACCAATATTCAATAAGCTGAAAAGAGAACCATGTACCTGTATTGGACTAAAGAGCAGGCTTCCAGGAAGAAAGAGCAAATACAATTTTCCCCTTCCATCCCTGCAGTAACCACTGATCATCCTCTTCAACTAAAAAATCCTTGTGATAGCCTGAAGATGTCACCCACTCCGCTGCTTTCCTGACAATCTCCTTGTTCAGGGGGAGCTGCCTAAACCCAGCTCTCACATTACGGACCTGCCATTGTTTATAGGTCTCTGGCCTCTCAATCCTCTCTGAGCCCTCACATGCAATCACATTCATTATTTCCCTCCCAAGTATTTCTTTCTCAACCAACATCCTCTCCGGACTCTCACGGGGCAAAGTATTCTCAAATGAATCAAAACTCATAGAAAAGGTGGAGAGAGCCTCCCGAAATCGCGTTAAAAAAAAAGGAACACTGTAGGCACCATTTGTAATCCCGTGCACAAAAACATCTGGATTCATCTTCCTGATTAGCTTCAGAACCGTATCCCTAGGACTTTCCAACATAACTGTCTCATCAAGAAGGTATCTAAACTGAAACATACAATTCACAATGAGCACTTCATCATCGTTGATCTTGATATCTTCCATTTGAATTGTTTCCCATTTTTTCGCTATGGCATTGAACTCAAAAGGAACATTAAAACTCTCAGCATAATTCGCCAAGCGTTTCCCAGTCTCCTCAATCCTCTCTGCTGGCCTGAAACCTGGTTGGGGAAGATCAATCCCAGTAATCCGAAGCTTCGGAGATCCACCAGGTCTAGATGAGAGCTGTTCTATGAAGGAAGGCCATTGAAACCCATAGGAAGTACCGAAATCAACAATGTGGAGCTTTGTAGCTTTCTTAGCTGCATTCATAATTGTCTTATTTGAAAAGTGGTTTGAAAGCTTCTTATATGGGCAGACAGCAAGAAATAGAcagtgagctttcaagatatccAGAGTCTGTGTTCGCCTGGCGACAATGGCACTGCGGCTCTGATATCCAGAGCCAGCCAAGCGTGCCTCAAGAGCATCGGCAAAATAGCTAGCCAATCTCTGCATAGAGTCTCCATTAGGAAATGAATGCAATCTGATCTGCATCAGTAGCTCGTTTGCAGTTGTTCGATGATCCGCTGCAACAGCTTGTGCACAACGGGTTAGAAGAGCTTTCAAATCCACCAAATCCCTCTTAACTCCCTGTTTCTTACCACGCCCCTTCCCACCATTGGATCCTTTTAACTGATCATTCTGCTGGCCATTTTTTCTTGCTTCATTATGCGAGGCTTCACGAATCGCAGATTCACCTTTTTCTCTAATACACAACAACATCATATCAAACACGTCTGATCTCACAGTTGATTCAGTATAAACAGCCGATTGCTTGGTACTTCTTCCTGAATCCAACTCCACATCCTCCAGATAAGTATTCTTCTTTCCCCTCAATCCAACCTCCACCACCACATCCACATTTCTAGTTTTTTCCATTTCATCATTAGCGAACAACGCACAACTCTTTAAATTAGCAAACAAACAACCGTCATTTGGAAGGAACTTGCTCGCTTCATCAGCCTCTCTACTAAATTGCAGGACAGAGTTTATCTGACTAAAATTAGCAGGAACACTTGGGCTACTTACTGAAGAATCCACAAACCCATCTACAATATTAAGCCCACTACCCTGTGAAGTAAAGTCCACAGGAACATTCTGCTTATAACAGGACCTATATTCACTAAAATTGTAGTCCCCCCTGGGAACTCTGAAGTCACTACTGCCATTGCAGCCATTATTATCGCATTCCCCATAACTCCCATTACAGTTTTTGTCTGGACATTCAGCATTTTGCCCAAGAGAGGACGTGTGAGGGTGATTGAGCGAAGGAGGGTACTTCTCCCCAAGAACCTCATAGAAGGATTTCTCGGCAGCTTGAAGCGCTTCAGGAGACACCTCTAACACACCTTTCCTCGCTTCCGTGTCTTCTTCCATAAGAATCTGGCTAATATAGTTGAGCGTTGCATCATTAAGATCACAATCCTCGCTATACAAGTCTCTCCTCTCATGGCAGATCACACTACTTGGGACTAAATTACCAAAGCTTGGATTAAATGGAAGCAGAGGAGGATCCAGAAGGGGGTTATCTGGGAAGCTATATTCAAGTTCAAACCCATTAGCAAGATTTAAGTCTGAGAAAACCGACAGAGCATCATCAATGAGTTTGCCTCCATTGATGGCATAATTATATCCTCTAAACATTGGATCCATGGCCATTTGTTCTGTGAAAACTAGTCTGAATTGAAAGAAGAACGCCCAAATCCTAAAAATATCAACTTCAATGAAACATTCCTGATTTCACAGCCTTTCCTCTAATGGTCTCGATCTTCATGCATTATCACCCATCATCAGCATTAATCCAGCGACAAGAAACAACAAAACAAATACACACTAGTCGTAAGTACTAATTGATCTATATTCAACGTGCACGTACCTATGAATCTATAGATTGAGAAGAAAACTAGATGTTGAAGCAATGTGCGGACTACATAtgtgagaaaatatatatatattgttaggaaatttaataaaataaaaaaataaagcattaaaattaaacacaaataaaataataaatataaacacaattcacaAATAGACTAAGACACGAATATTTCACtttctttaaggagattcaaaccCTCTGCAATTTATTAGCTTAGCCCACGAACTGGTGCAGTAGAACTCCTCAAGACTTATCTCCGCAAGGATACAACAATCCGATTTAAATCGTATGACTCTCTCCAATTCTATACAAACGAAGGAGTCCAAAGCTCCACAAAAAatggtctatttataggcacaaaatgaccctTCATTTTCCATGTACTAAATAAATAAGTTGTGTATATATTAAGTAGATACAACCCTAAATTCAAGGTACGttcatataattaatcttatgcatttatgaaatacatgaatgaatgaccataacccaatccaaggtacatattcttttccaaaataataatattgtaatataataataatataataatattaaaatacaccaacatatatatatatatatatatatatatttgagaattccacttgtaagtttgtcttacattaaaaaaattgagtggaGGATGggatgcttatatatatggttgtaccCAAGACAAAATAGGCTTAACAAACACACATGAAATACAAGTAAtaaaatgtagtgcggaaagtaaaaagagtaagggaatagagaaggcaaacacagtttttacgaggtttagccaactcggcctatgtcctcgccttgagcaacccactcaagaatttcactaaaatctctgctcctCAAATTGGGACGGAGTTTCCCTTatatccgctacttacaagaggtacagtttcctcctaatccgctgcttacaagagatacagttctttcctcaaacccggttcacaacccaaaccttaattacaatataatatcaaatctgcaaaacactcaatgttacttctaaaaaagctagtgagtacaattgaaattcctaatacaattgaaacttgaagctcagtatgtatgtaacgatataatcgttatatgcaagaatatgattcactaaatttcccttttatcaaatctcccaaaaatatttatataagtcaacgctttggagaatttaggtaaaatctttgaatacataaacagctttgaagattgcaaagatttgaaacacactttgtcacaacaatatttctctcaagttttcAATCACAATATGATCTCTATAATAtgcaacttaatatatatatagttatgaacttctaaggatatttgatcaaatgattttgaagtatccaaaatatcaagtctttaactaaggacacacttcaatgataactatttaatcaatggcaaaagaaaaactttctcaagtaatgatcttgtcaaaacaatctctatatatatatatatgaacactcaagatcaatttctctaatgatattcaataacagatgatgagatgagaaactcttgaaattaataaatcgatttaccaaaccttaataccaaatagaaatcaagaaGCGTATAGGAAATCCCTTtgtttttttgagttgatttgcccaagcttgatgagtatgagctagagtgcaggcaatcgtatagcaatatgttcaagtttctcaattctctttcaaaaagatgttctttTTTCTTCCAAAAGTCTTAGCttcagcactagggtttagatgatgtataaataAGCATTTTGCTCTTAGGAtaaatctcaaccgttggatcaaaaaatagttcgcatgttctttcattaaaaattagatttttaaactttcccataggttcagatgactgaggttaaaggTCCAGATAACTGAGGTTAAAGgtccagacgactgaagttccttagagcttcaaaaaattaacctcgacacagggtcagataactgaagttggggtttagtcttctgaagtgtcgggttcagacgatcgaagtctgagttcaatcttctgaggtgcttctaccaggttctatgtttcaccataaattcttcaggcgactgaacttaatcttcggtc
This region of Malania oleifera isolate guangnan ecotype guangnan chromosome 10, ASM2987363v1, whole genome shotgun sequence genomic DNA includes:
- the LOC131166486 gene encoding scarecrow-like protein 33, whose translation is MAMDPMFRGYNYAINGGKLIDDALSVFSDLNLANGFELEYSFPDNPLLDPPLLPFNPSFGNLVPSSVICHERRDLYSEDCDLNDATLNYISQILMEEDTEARKGVLEVSPEALQAAEKSFYEVLGEKYPPSLNHPHTSSLGQNAECPDKNCNGSYGECDNNGCNGSSDFRVPRGDYNFSEYRSCYKQNVPVDFTSQGSGLNIVDGFVDSSVSSPSVPANFSQINSVLQFSREADEASKFLPNDGCLFANLKSCALFANDEMEKTRNVDVVVEVGLRGKKNTYLEDVELDSGRSTKQSAVYTESTVRSDVFDMMLLCIREKGESAIREASHNEARKNGQQNDQLKGSNGGKGRGKKQGVKRDLVDLKALLTRCAQAVAADHRTTANELLMQIRLHSFPNGDSMQRLASYFADALEARLAGSGYQSRSAIVARRTQTLDILKAHCLFLAVCPYKKLSNHFSNKTIMNAAKKATKLHIVDFGTSYGFQWPSFIEQLSSRPGGSPKLRITGIDLPQPGFRPAERIEETGKRLANYAESFNVPFEFNAIAKKWETIQMEDIKINDDEVLIVNCMFQFRYLLDETVMLESPRDTVLKLIRKMNPDVFVHGITNGAYSVPFFLTRFREALSTFSMSFDSFENTLPRESPERMLVEKEILGREIMNVIACEGSERIERPETYKQWQVRNVRAGFRQLPLNKEIVRKAAEWVTSSGYHKDFLVEEDDQWLLQGWKGKIVFALSSWKPAL